In the Malania oleifera isolate guangnan ecotype guangnan chromosome 1, ASM2987363v1, whole genome shotgun sequence genome, one interval contains:
- the LOC131149111 gene encoding protein GRIM REAPER-like translates to MAATLIQLTTILFTLTLPLTFLASPSPMASFIAEDAEDYEEYVIDTPFHSTGSLRGRLLASVVKKGTHCEVSSNICNGVSANNGASRLFCCKSHCRNVLRDRNNCGICGHKCRFGELCCGGKCINVGFNDLHCGKCNKGCGLGVKCENGSCGYAS, encoded by the coding sequence ATGGCTGCCACTCTCATCCAACTTACGACCATCCTTTTTACCCTCACCCTCCCTCTAACATTCCTAGCCTCCCCGTCTCCAATGGCCTCTTTCATCGCCGAGGACGCAGAAGACTATGAAGAGTACGTAATCGATACCCCATTCCACAGCACTGGATCCTTGAGGGGTCGACTTTTGGCGAGCGTTGTAAAGAAAGGTACTCATTGTGAGGTTAGTAGCAACATATGCAATGGGGTTTCTGCGAACAATGGTGCTAGCCGTCTCTTTTGCTGTAAGAGTCATTGCCGGAATGTCCTGCGAGATAGAAACAACTGTGGGATATGCGGACACAAGTGTCGTTTTGGTGAACTTTGTTGTGGTGGCAAATGCATCAATGTTGGTTTCAACGATCTTCATTGTGGCAAGTGCAACAAAGGTTGTGGCTTGGGAGTTAAATGTGAGAACGGTTCATGCGGATATGCATCTTGA
- the LOC131158124 gene encoding protein GRIM REAPER-like, with product MAATLIQLTTILFTLTLPLTFLASPSPMASFIAEDAEDYEEYIIDTPFHSTGSLRGRLLASVVKKGTHCEVSSNICNGVSANNGASRLFCCKSHCRNVLRDRNNCGMCGHKCRFGQLCCGGKCVNVGFNDLHCGKCNKACDSGVKCENGSCGYAS from the coding sequence ATGGCTGCCACTCTCATCCAACTTACCACCATCCTTTTTACCCTCACCCTCCCTCTAACATTCCTTGCCTCCCCCTCTCCAATGGCCTCTTTCATTGCTGAGGATGCAGAAGACTATGAAGAGTACATAATCGATACCCCATTCCACAGCACTGGATCCTTGAGGGGTCGGCTTTTGGCGAGTGTTGTAAAGAAAGGTACACATTGCGAGGTTAGTAGCAACATATGCAATGGGGTTTCTGCGAACAATGGTGCAAGCCGTCTCTTTTGCTGTAAGAGTCATTGCCGGAATGTCCTGCGAGATAGAAACAACTGTGGGATGTGCGGGCACAAGTGTCGTTTTGGTCAGCTTTGTTGTGGTGGTAAATGTGTCAATGTTGGTTTCAATGATCTTCATTGTGGCAAGTGCAACAAAGCATGTGACTCGGGGGTTAAATGTGAGAACGGTTCATGCGGATATGCATCTTGA